In one window of Toxotes jaculatrix isolate fToxJac2 chromosome 10, fToxJac2.pri, whole genome shotgun sequence DNA:
- the elf2a gene encoding ETS-related transcription factor Elf-2a isoform X1, with translation MTSVVVSDGGGNIVEYVTVVEEPQQCEQHPAEEDEEEEVVQQEVEAVIMEGGEEVEEDVEEEESVVLQEEGCPAVIVEEVPSAQVEECYSAQVLVYDDETYLMQDVAEEQEVVTEVAETVEMSGHDMVYFDKTFEAAEALLHMESPGGLHSERNTAEDVMMETVVEVSTECGPIEEESFPIPPECEPAAKKKRGGGRKPKSHQPASNGSFDLGIKKRPREGKGNTTYLWEFLLELLQDKNTCPRYIKWMQREKGIFKLVDSKAVSKLWGKHKNKPDMNYETMGRALRYYYQRGILAKVEGQRLAYQFKDMPKNIRVIEEEEEGGKEVEDSEGMVSSQHLAHQQGPASLGTNSPAATQPQQTYVTVIPGNATTRPIRAMPVVMTNSLGQVTLNSSPILTTTTGVPVTVANASASAPPKLVIQALPTVLPAGSKAGEKITIITIPANQLATLMQANSTGQVTQLIQAKPVATQLAQAAAKPAASAAPTVQLTTGRSAPQLILAKPAAVAQPLPQLQVSQPHPALPKVPTQPPKPSNCQPEAAQSEVAAEAPPRSSPPAATEEIPSS, from the exons ATGACCTCTGTGGTAGTGTCAGACGGTGGAGGGAACATAGTGGAGTATGTCACTGTGGTGGAGGAGCCCCAGCAG TGTGAGCAGCATCCggctgaggaggatgaggaggaagaggtggttcagcaggaggtggaggcggTGATCATGGAGGGCGgcgaggaggtggaggaagatgtggaagaggaggagagcgtggtgctgcaggaggagggtTGTCCGGCTGTAATCGTGGAGGAGGTGCCCAGCGCCCAGGTGGAGGAGTGCTACTCGGCCCAGGTCCTGGTCTACGATGACGAGACATATCTGATGCAGGACGTGGCCGAGGAGCAGGAGGTGGTCACCGAGGTGGCTGAGACTG TGGAGATGTCGGGTCATGACATGGTGTATTTTGACAAAACGTTTGAAGCGGCTGAAGCTCTTCTTCACATGGAGTCTCCTGGAGGACTGCACAGTGAACGCAACACAG CAGAGGATGTGATGATGGAGACAGTGGTGGAGGTGTCTACAGAGTGTGGACCCATAGAGGAGGAGTCCTTCCCTATTCCTCCCGAGTGTGAACCTGCTGccaagaagaagaggggag GTGGACGTAAGCCCAAGTCACACCAGCCTGCCTCCAACGGCTCCTTTGACCTGGGGATCAAGAAGAGACCGAGGGAAGGCAAAG gTAACACCACCTATCTGTGGGAGttcctgctggagctgctgcaggataAAAACACCTGTCCCCGATACATCAAGTGGATGCAGAGGGAGAAGGGCATCTTCAAACTGGTTGACTCCAAGGCCGTGTCCAAACTGTGGGGGAAGCACAAGAACAAGCCCGACATGAACTATGAGACCATGGGCCGAGCCCTCAG gtattACTACCAGCGTGGCATCCTGGCGAAGGTGGAGGGTCAGCGGCTGGCGTACCAGTTTAAAGACATGCCCAAGAACATTCGCGTgattgaggaggaggaggaggggggcaagGAGGTGGAAGACAGCGAGGGCATGGTGTCCAGCCAGCACCTGGCTCACCAGCAGGGCCCCGCCAGCCTAGGCACGAACTCCCCTGCTGCCACCCAGCCTCAGCAGACCTACGTCACCGTCATCCCCGGCAATGCCACCACGAG GCCCATCCGAGCCATGCCAGTGGTCATGACCAACTCACTAGGTCAGGTGACGTTAAACTCCTCGCccatcctcaccaccaccacggGCGTCCCGGTAACGGTAGCTAACGCCTCCGCCAGCGCTCCCCCCAAACTGGTGATCCAGGCTCTGCCCACCGTTCTGCCCGCCGGCTCCAAAGCTGGAGAGAagatcaccatcatcaccatcccGGCCAACCAGCTGGCCACGCTCATGCAGGCCAACTCGACAGGCCAGGTCACGCAGCTCATCCAGGCCAAACCCGTGGCGACGCAGCTGGCACAGGCCGCCGCTAAACCCGCAGCCAGCGCCGCTCCTACGGTCCAGCTAACGACCGGCCGGTCGGCGCCGCAGCTCATCCTGGCCAAACCGGCGGCGGTGGCTCAGCCGTTGCCTCAGCTCCAGGTGAGCCAGCCTCACCCCGCCCTGCCCAAAGTCCCCACCCAGCCCCCGAAGCCCTCCAACTGTCAGCCCGAGGCAGCACAATCGGAAGTAGCAGCAGAGGCTCCGCCCCGCTCAAGCccaccagcagcaacagaagAAATCCCATCATCCTGA
- the elf2a gene encoding ETS-related transcription factor Elf-2a isoform X3 produces the protein MEGGEEVEEDVEEEESVVLQEEGCPAVIVEEVPSAQVEECYSAQVLVYDDETYLMQDVAEEQEVVTEVAETVEMSGHDMVYFDKTFEAAEALLHMESPGGLHSERNTAEDVMMETVVEVSTECGPIEEESFPIPPECEPAAKKKRGGGRKPKSHQPASNGSFDLGIKKRPREGKGNTTYLWEFLLELLQDKNTCPRYIKWMQREKGIFKLVDSKAVSKLWGKHKNKPDMNYETMGRALRYYYQRGILAKVEGQRLAYQFKDMPKNIRVIEEEEEGGKEVEDSEGMVSSQHLAHQQGPASLGTNSPAATQPQQTYVTVIPGNATTRPIRAMPVVMTNSLGQVTLNSSPILTTTTGVPVTVANASASAPPKLVIQALPTVLPAGSKAGEKITIITIPANQLATLMQANSTGQVTQLIQAKPVATQLAQAAAKPAASAAPTVQLTTGRSAPQLILAKPAAVAQPLPQLQVSQPHPALPKVPTQPPKPSNCQPEAAQSEVAAEAPPRSSPPAATEEIPSS, from the exons ATGGAGGGCGgcgaggaggtggaggaagatgtggaagaggaggagagcgtggtgctgcaggaggagggtTGTCCGGCTGTAATCGTGGAGGAGGTGCCCAGCGCCCAGGTGGAGGAGTGCTACTCGGCCCAGGTCCTGGTCTACGATGACGAGACATATCTGATGCAGGACGTGGCCGAGGAGCAGGAGGTGGTCACCGAGGTGGCTGAGACTG TGGAGATGTCGGGTCATGACATGGTGTATTTTGACAAAACGTTTGAAGCGGCTGAAGCTCTTCTTCACATGGAGTCTCCTGGAGGACTGCACAGTGAACGCAACACAG CAGAGGATGTGATGATGGAGACAGTGGTGGAGGTGTCTACAGAGTGTGGACCCATAGAGGAGGAGTCCTTCCCTATTCCTCCCGAGTGTGAACCTGCTGccaagaagaagaggggag GTGGACGTAAGCCCAAGTCACACCAGCCTGCCTCCAACGGCTCCTTTGACCTGGGGATCAAGAAGAGACCGAGGGAAGGCAAAG gTAACACCACCTATCTGTGGGAGttcctgctggagctgctgcaggataAAAACACCTGTCCCCGATACATCAAGTGGATGCAGAGGGAGAAGGGCATCTTCAAACTGGTTGACTCCAAGGCCGTGTCCAAACTGTGGGGGAAGCACAAGAACAAGCCCGACATGAACTATGAGACCATGGGCCGAGCCCTCAG gtattACTACCAGCGTGGCATCCTGGCGAAGGTGGAGGGTCAGCGGCTGGCGTACCAGTTTAAAGACATGCCCAAGAACATTCGCGTgattgaggaggaggaggaggggggcaagGAGGTGGAAGACAGCGAGGGCATGGTGTCCAGCCAGCACCTGGCTCACCAGCAGGGCCCCGCCAGCCTAGGCACGAACTCCCCTGCTGCCACCCAGCCTCAGCAGACCTACGTCACCGTCATCCCCGGCAATGCCACCACGAG GCCCATCCGAGCCATGCCAGTGGTCATGACCAACTCACTAGGTCAGGTGACGTTAAACTCCTCGCccatcctcaccaccaccacggGCGTCCCGGTAACGGTAGCTAACGCCTCCGCCAGCGCTCCCCCCAAACTGGTGATCCAGGCTCTGCCCACCGTTCTGCCCGCCGGCTCCAAAGCTGGAGAGAagatcaccatcatcaccatcccGGCCAACCAGCTGGCCACGCTCATGCAGGCCAACTCGACAGGCCAGGTCACGCAGCTCATCCAGGCCAAACCCGTGGCGACGCAGCTGGCACAGGCCGCCGCTAAACCCGCAGCCAGCGCCGCTCCTACGGTCCAGCTAACGACCGGCCGGTCGGCGCCGCAGCTCATCCTGGCCAAACCGGCGGCGGTGGCTCAGCCGTTGCCTCAGCTCCAGGTGAGCCAGCCTCACCCCGCCCTGCCCAAAGTCCCCACCCAGCCCCCGAAGCCCTCCAACTGTCAGCCCGAGGCAGCACAATCGGAAGTAGCAGCAGAGGCTCCGCCCCGCTCAAGCccaccagcagcaacagaagAAATCCCATCATCCTGA
- the nocta gene encoding nocturnin, with translation MNPARRCSALLSQLCVSSRGGPTARRQLSAGAVSDPAGPRYSGVRGVGVKETGPQVTPSRSSTTGAAAVCPMGGSSSSSSRLFGTLAPSLNSSALAQTDLYPEECPDQELDQDQAEVSPDQLLRECEDALQTRPARPHRDLVYPRGMAPCNHMHSPSIRVMQWNILAQALGEGKDGFIRCPLDALNWQERKYLILEEILTYRPDVLCLQEVDHYYDTFQPIMASLGYHGSFLAKPWSPCLDVEQNNGPDGCALFYRRSRFSLQSTAHLRLSAMMLPTNQVAIVQTLNCRVTGRRLCVAVTHLKARSGWERLRSAQGADLLQSLRSITSRGGQSEAASAAIPLVVCGDFNAEPSEDVYRRFSSSPLGLSSAYKLLSSDGQTEPAYTTWKIRPSGESCSTLDYIWYTHDALRVDCLLDIPTEEQIGPDRLPSYHYPSDHLSLLCDISFREEPHRLMLG, from the exons ATGAACCCAGCTCGTCGCTGCTCGGCTTTATTGAGCCAGCTGTGCGTGTCCTCACGGGGAGGACCGACAGCCAGGAGACAGCTTTCAGCGGGAGCAGTGTCAGACCCTGCGGGGCCACGGTACTCCGGTGTCAGAGGAGTGGGAGTGAAAGAGACCGGTCCCCAGGTGACGCCCAGCAGATCATCCACCACAGGGGCAGCAGCAG tttgTCCAATGggtggaagcagcagcagcagcagcaggttgtttGGTACGTTGGCCCCATCGCTCAACAGCTCCGCCTTGGCCCAGACAGACCTGTACCCGGAGGAGTGCCCAGACCAGGAACTGGACCAGGACCAAGCCGAGGTGTCCCCGGaccagctgctcagagagtgcGAGGATGCCCTGCAGACGCGGCCGGCCCGGCCACACCGGGATCTGGTCTATCCCAGAGGCATGGCGCCCTGCAACCATATGCACAGCCCCTCCATACGGGTCATGCAGTGGAACATACTCGCACAAG CTCTCGGTGAGGGGAAGGACGGGTTTATCCGCTGTCCACTGGATGCTCTCAACTGGCAGGAAAGGAAGTACTTGATCCTGGAAGAGATCCTCACCTATCGCCCCGACGTCCTGTGTCTACAGGAAGTGGACCACTACTACGACACCTTCCAGCCAATCATGGCCAGCCTGGGTTACCACGGCAGCTTCCTGGCGAAACCCTGGTCTCCCTGTCTGGATGTAGAGCAGAATAACGGCCCTGACGGCTGCGCTCTGTTTTACCGCCGCTCTCGCTTCTCCCTGCAGTCCACAGCTCACCTGCGGCTGTCAGCCATGATGCTGCCCACCAACCAGGTAGCCATCGTCCAGACGCTGAACTGCCGGGTAACGGGCCGGCGGCTGTGCGTCGCCGTCACCCATCTGAAAGCTCGTAGCGGGTGGGAGAGGCTGCGGAGCGCGCAGGGCGCTGACCTGCTGCAGAGTTTACGCAGCATAACATCCCGGGGCGGCCAGAGCGAGGCGGCGTCGGCCGCGATCCCTTTAGTTGTGTGCGGGGACTTTAACGCGGAGCCCTCGGAGGACGTTTACAGACGCTTCAGCTCATCCCCCCTCGGCCTGAGCTCTGCGTACAAGTTGCTGAGCtctgatggacagacagaaCCAGCCTACACCACATGGAAGATCCGCCCCTCTGGAGAGAGCTGCAGCACGCTGGACTATATCTGGTATACCCATGATGCTTTGAGAGTGGACTGCCTGCTGGACATTCCTACTGAGGAGCAGATCGGCCCAGACCGCCTCCCTTCCTACCACTACCCCTCTGACCATTTATCACTGCTCTGTGACATCAGCTTCAGGGAGGAGCCCCATAGGCTGATGTTAGGCTGA
- the elf2a gene encoding ETS-related transcription factor Elf-2a isoform X2 — protein MTSVVVSDGGGNIVEYVTVVEEPQQCEQHPAEEDEEEEVVQQEVEAVIMEGGEEVEEDVEEEESVVLQEEGCPAVIVEEVPSAQVEECYSAQVLVYDDETYLMQDVAEEQEVVTEVAETVEMSGHDMVYFDKTFEAAEALLHMESPGGLHSERNTEDVMMETVVEVSTECGPIEEESFPIPPECEPAAKKKRGGGRKPKSHQPASNGSFDLGIKKRPREGKGNTTYLWEFLLELLQDKNTCPRYIKWMQREKGIFKLVDSKAVSKLWGKHKNKPDMNYETMGRALRYYYQRGILAKVEGQRLAYQFKDMPKNIRVIEEEEEGGKEVEDSEGMVSSQHLAHQQGPASLGTNSPAATQPQQTYVTVIPGNATTRPIRAMPVVMTNSLGQVTLNSSPILTTTTGVPVTVANASASAPPKLVIQALPTVLPAGSKAGEKITIITIPANQLATLMQANSTGQVTQLIQAKPVATQLAQAAAKPAASAAPTVQLTTGRSAPQLILAKPAAVAQPLPQLQVSQPHPALPKVPTQPPKPSNCQPEAAQSEVAAEAPPRSSPPAATEEIPSS, from the exons ATGACCTCTGTGGTAGTGTCAGACGGTGGAGGGAACATAGTGGAGTATGTCACTGTGGTGGAGGAGCCCCAGCAG TGTGAGCAGCATCCggctgaggaggatgaggaggaagaggtggttcagcaggaggtggaggcggTGATCATGGAGGGCGgcgaggaggtggaggaagatgtggaagaggaggagagcgtggtgctgcaggaggagggtTGTCCGGCTGTAATCGTGGAGGAGGTGCCCAGCGCCCAGGTGGAGGAGTGCTACTCGGCCCAGGTCCTGGTCTACGATGACGAGACATATCTGATGCAGGACGTGGCCGAGGAGCAGGAGGTGGTCACCGAGGTGGCTGAGACTG TGGAGATGTCGGGTCATGACATGGTGTATTTTGACAAAACGTTTGAAGCGGCTGAAGCTCTTCTTCACATGGAGTCTCCTGGAGGACTGCACAGTGAACGCAACACAG AGGATGTGATGATGGAGACAGTGGTGGAGGTGTCTACAGAGTGTGGACCCATAGAGGAGGAGTCCTTCCCTATTCCTCCCGAGTGTGAACCTGCTGccaagaagaagaggggag GTGGACGTAAGCCCAAGTCACACCAGCCTGCCTCCAACGGCTCCTTTGACCTGGGGATCAAGAAGAGACCGAGGGAAGGCAAAG gTAACACCACCTATCTGTGGGAGttcctgctggagctgctgcaggataAAAACACCTGTCCCCGATACATCAAGTGGATGCAGAGGGAGAAGGGCATCTTCAAACTGGTTGACTCCAAGGCCGTGTCCAAACTGTGGGGGAAGCACAAGAACAAGCCCGACATGAACTATGAGACCATGGGCCGAGCCCTCAG gtattACTACCAGCGTGGCATCCTGGCGAAGGTGGAGGGTCAGCGGCTGGCGTACCAGTTTAAAGACATGCCCAAGAACATTCGCGTgattgaggaggaggaggaggggggcaagGAGGTGGAAGACAGCGAGGGCATGGTGTCCAGCCAGCACCTGGCTCACCAGCAGGGCCCCGCCAGCCTAGGCACGAACTCCCCTGCTGCCACCCAGCCTCAGCAGACCTACGTCACCGTCATCCCCGGCAATGCCACCACGAG GCCCATCCGAGCCATGCCAGTGGTCATGACCAACTCACTAGGTCAGGTGACGTTAAACTCCTCGCccatcctcaccaccaccacggGCGTCCCGGTAACGGTAGCTAACGCCTCCGCCAGCGCTCCCCCCAAACTGGTGATCCAGGCTCTGCCCACCGTTCTGCCCGCCGGCTCCAAAGCTGGAGAGAagatcaccatcatcaccatcccGGCCAACCAGCTGGCCACGCTCATGCAGGCCAACTCGACAGGCCAGGTCACGCAGCTCATCCAGGCCAAACCCGTGGCGACGCAGCTGGCACAGGCCGCCGCTAAACCCGCAGCCAGCGCCGCTCCTACGGTCCAGCTAACGACCGGCCGGTCGGCGCCGCAGCTCATCCTGGCCAAACCGGCGGCGGTGGCTCAGCCGTTGCCTCAGCTCCAGGTGAGCCAGCCTCACCCCGCCCTGCCCAAAGTCCCCACCCAGCCCCCGAAGCCCTCCAACTGTCAGCCCGAGGCAGCACAATCGGAAGTAGCAGCAGAGGCTCCGCCCCGCTCAAGCccaccagcagcaacagaagAAATCCCATCATCCTGA